From Penicillium psychrofluorescens genome assembly, chromosome: 6, one genomic window encodes:
- a CDS encoding uncharacterized protein (ID:PFLUO_009086-T1.cds;~source:funannotate), with protein sequence MDFDGLAKQQSDRIFQVWIQNLLGNSPETLAGKLASRHCPGSTPVTASRLPNGAFNICYRVTFENDHRVVVRFVGLGRVVARNEKVEDEVALMQYLAQHTAIPIPKVLGSGKCAVGPYIVMDFVEGKPLSGYLTDASQPTATLSPDISMPVLRRAYSDMAKILLELSKPEFPYIGAVKQDESGEWTVQKRPLTFNMNRLAQFSNIPLKVFERGRFSNAADYFEELARHHFYHLELQRNDAVTDELDCRKKYIARCLFRKLAREISKEHCRGPFRLYCDDLRPGNVLVEASSLAVTGVVDWEFAYAAPVEFTLAAPWWLLLESPEDWEPDLDQFLLRFMPRLRTFLEVLNDCEAKKNPRRLFIRISAAINCYGEVAGDRTILDLSRFTSQLYVR encoded by the coding sequence ATGGACTTCGATGGTCTTGCGAAGCAACAGTCAGATCGGATCTTTCAGGTGTGGATACAGAACCTGCTTGGAAATTCCCCGGAGACCCTGGCAGGCAAACTTGCTTCCCGGCATTGCCCTGGCAGCACACCTGTTACGGCTTCGCGGCTCCCTAATGGCGCCTTCAATATTTGTTACCGAGTTACTTTTGAAAATGACCATCGGGTTGTGGTTCGCTTTGTTGGCCTTGGTCGAGTCGTTGCTCGCAATGAAAAAGTTGAAGATGAGGTTGCTCTCATGCAATACCTCGCCCAGCACACAGCAATTCCAATACCTAAGGTCTTGGGATCGGGAAAGTGTGCTGTTGGCCCGTATATTGTGATGGATTTTGTGGAAGGAAAACCGCTGAGCGGATACCTTACAGATGCGTCCCAGCCGACAGCCACGCTTAGCCCAGATATTTCCATGCCTGTCTTGAGAAGAGCTTATTCCGACATGGCGAAAATCCTATTGGAGCTATCTAAGCCCGAGTTCCCCTACATTGGGGCCGTCAAACAGGACGAGTCAGGCGAATGGACCGTGCAGAAGCGACCGCTCACTTTCAACATGAATCGGCTCGCTCAATTCTCCAATATACCTCTCAAAGTCTTCGAACGAGGACGTTTCAGCAACGCAGCAGACTATTTCGAGGAGCTTGCTCGTCATCATTTTTACCATCTTGAGCTACAACGAAATGATGCAGTTACGGATGAGCTTGATTGCCGAAAGAAGTATATTGCGCGCTGCCTTTTCCGCAAACTGGCACGTGAGATATCCAAAGAACACTGCAGAGGCCCTTTTCGCCTTTACTGCGATGATTTGCGTCCGGGAAATGTCCTTGTTGAGGCATCGAGCCTTGCTGTCACTGGTGTGGTTGACTGGGAGTTTGCCTATGCTGCTCCTGTTGAATTTACACTTGCTGCTCCTTGGTGGCTATTGCTGGAAAGTCCAGAGGACTGGGAACCTGATCTCGATCAGTTCTTGTTGCGATTTATGCCGAGGCTGCGCACTTTCCTTGAAGTCCTTAATGACTGTGAGGCCAAAAAAAATCCAAGAAGGCTCTTTATCCGAATCTCAGCGGCTATCAACTGCTATGGAGAAGTCGCTGGAGACCGGACTATTTTGGATTTGTCTCGCTTCACGTCACAGCTCTATGTTCGATGA
- a CDS encoding uncharacterized protein (ID:PFLUO_009085-T1.cds;~source:funannotate), whose amino-acid sequence MIYRGHESYTHPQDHAQPTSSPNSSVTPSATPTPHATKQPLRTRYAVAIFIGTEIEAKEDATDDEHMYYVGARTLVYQLLHAERTKFSSPVSVVIMVTKGVRESKRQRLRDDGAIVVEVEDVEHSVEIVVGRYAEVFNKLRVFDPHVMPFEKVALLDADMVITRPLDAIFEDPAAQRLLVNRNATSPLAPGLPPIPNSYVLASTPDIAYRPFGFPPNLAAEDKRDYFNAGVIVLSPSTELFKYYIAVLGRTELFDGFWPEQNLLNYVHRRDGPMPWGSLDLLWHLPGPTAADFEAGMAILHCKFWNPNSDPCQQSAVSRRWEMQGYWTGREERLKERPEERLEDLKRV is encoded by the coding sequence ATGATTTACCGAGGGCACGAGAGTTATACTCATCCTCAAGACCACGCCCAGCCTACCTCGAGTCCGAATTCGAGTGTTACTCCGTCTGCCACTCCAACTCCCCATGCTACAAAGCAACCCCTGAGGACCCGCTACGCTGTCGCCATATTTATTGGCACAGAAATtgaggccaaggaggatgcTACGGACGACGAGCATATGTACTATGTGGGAGCTCGGACGTTGGTTTATCAGCTGCTCCATGCCGAGCGTACAAAATTCAGCAGTCCAGTTTCTGTTGTGATTATGGTCACCAAGGGGGTGCGCGAAAGCAAGCGTCAGCGACTACGGGATGACGGTGCGATCGTagttgaggttgaggatgtggaaCACTCCGTCGAAATTGTCGTCGGCCGTTATGCCGAAGTGTTCAACAAGTTACGAGTCTTCGATCCTCACGTCATGCCGTTTGAAAAGGTGGCTTTACTCGATGCAGATATGGTCATCACTCGCCCTCTCGACGCAATTTTCGAAGACCCTGCTGCGCAGCGCCTCCTAGTCAACAGGAATGCGACAAGTCCACTTGCCCCCGGCTTGCCCCCGATTCCTAATAGCTATGTTCTAGCTTCGACGCCCGACATTGCTTATAGGCCCTTTGGCTTTCCTCCTAACCTAGCCGCTGAGGATAAGCGCGACTATTTTAACGCCGGTGTGATCGTACTCTCTCCTTCGACAGAACTTTTCAAATATTACATTGCCGTCCTCGGCCGCACAGAGCTATTCGATGGCTTTTGGCCTGAGCAAAATCTCCTGAACTACGTCCACCGCCGGGATGGGCCGATGCCCTGGGGAAGCCTTGATTTGTTATGGCATCTACCAGGCCCCACTGCAGCTGATTTCGAGGCTGGTATGGCTATCCTTCACTGCAAGTTTTGGAATCCAAACTCGGATCCGTGTCAGCAGAGTGCGGTTTCTCGACGGTGGGAGATGCAGGGATACTGGACTGGTAGGGAAGAAAGATTGAAGGAAAGACCGGAGGAAAGATTGGAAGACTTGAAGAGAGTCTAA